A DNA window from Dehalococcoidia bacterium contains the following coding sequences:
- the dctP gene encoding TRAP transporter substrate-binding protein DctP codes for MTWKYQGHPPVADRYHEVVKRAAAKITTMSNGRLVVEPYAGGAIYPATEELYGVDAGILEMGLACPMYNLDKFPQASLFDMMSGGLTPLQMFLWHIRGGGDELAARMWEPALNVKYIASGGHLPPEIWCHSNRELKTPADIEGLKMRCAGEGGEILARMGAATVYFPGAELYESMQRGVIDAFEYASPSLNWGMGFQEVADYLYISPSRAPTDCGHVWVNRDVWEEITPDLQMIVEEAVRTTGFDYYAETVVLDDEFLVNFIDYGVEVLLLPKSIEDEILKVAFAYYDEKCAEDPFYAEIVESMRAFKAICDKQDVR; via the coding sequence ATTACTTGGAAGTACCAGGGACATCCTCCGGTTGCCGACCGTTATCACGAGGTAGTGAAGCGTGCCGCGGCCAAGATTACCACCATGAGCAACGGGCGCTTAGTCGTTGAACCCTATGCCGGTGGTGCTATCTATCCAGCGACTGAAGAGCTGTATGGGGTAGATGCCGGTATCCTTGAAATGGGGCTGGCCTGCCCGATGTATAACCTGGACAAGTTTCCCCAAGCTAGTCTCTTTGATATGATGTCTGGTGGGCTGACGCCTCTCCAGATGTTTTTGTGGCACATAAGAGGGGGAGGCGACGAGCTGGCGGCACGGATGTGGGAGCCGGCTTTGAACGTGAAGTATATCGCTTCTGGCGGTCATCTTCCTCCAGAGATATGGTGCCACTCCAACAGGGAGCTAAAGACCCCGGCGGACATTGAAGGGTTAAAGATGCGCTGCGCTGGTGAAGGCGGGGAAATTCTCGCCAGGATGGGCGCCGCGACAGTCTACTTCCCGGGTGCCGAACTCTATGAATCCATGCAGCGTGGCGTCATCGACGCTTTTGAATATGCTTCGCCATCCTTAAACTGGGGTATGGGCTTCCAGGAAGTAGCTGACTATCTTTACATCTCGCCATCCCGCGCCCCGACCGATTGTGGTCACGTCTGGGTGAACCGAGATGTCTGGGAGGAGATTACCCCTGACCTTCAGATGATAGTCGAGGAGGCAGTGCGAACGACCGGATTCGACTATTATGCCGAGACAGTAGTTTTGGATGACGAGTTTCTGGTCAACTTCATAGACTATGGCGTTGAGGTTCTACTCCTTCCAAAAAGTATAGAAGACGAGATCCTTAAAGTAGCCTTTGCATACTACGATGAGAAGTGTGCGGAGGACCCCTTCTATGCCGAGATAGTAGAATCCATGCGTGCTTTCAAAGCCATTTGCGACAAGCAGGACGTTCGCTAA
- a CDS encoding TRAP transporter small permease subunit: protein MMRTIVRVIDSINEWTGKTIRWACVVLVLVLCYEVTVRYVFNAPTIWAHQTSCMLGGTIVALGWAYTHLHHGHVRVDVFYTHLSPRGKAIIDVLCAFFLLFPLLAILIYTAAEFMWVAWSRGEVLIESYWYPPSGPIRTVMLLGLCLFALQGVAQFIRDLSLLVRNKPL from the coding sequence ATGATGAGAACGATAGTAAGAGTTATTGATTCCATTAATGAATGGACGGGAAAGACCATACGGTGGGCTTGTGTAGTCCTGGTTTTGGTGCTTTGCTATGAGGTCACCGTCAGATATGTCTTCAATGCGCCAACGATATGGGCACATCAAACCTCATGTATGCTTGGCGGAACCATCGTGGCTCTGGGCTGGGCGTATACCCACCTTCACCACGGCCATGTGAGAGTTGATGTTTTTTACACGCACCTGTCGCCTAGAGGGAAGGCAATCATCGATGTCCTCTGTGCCTTTTTCCTTCTTTTCCCGTTGCTCGCTATACTTATATACACTGCGGCTGAGTTCATGTGGGTCGCCTGGTCAAGGGGTGAGGTACTAATTGAGAGTTACTGGTACCCACCATCTGGTCCAATCAGAACAGTAATGCTTCTGGGATTGTGTCTGTTTGCTCTTCAGGGTGTGGCTCAATTCATTCGTGATTTATCCCTGCTGGTAAGGAATAAACCGCTATGA
- a CDS encoding TRAP transporter large permease subunit, with protein MIDLSPEIVTIIMLGGVLVGVLIGYPLAIPVGAVGLIMGFLLFGTGVFDLLYARLFKLVHSYVLLAIPLFVFMGVMLERSGITERMYAALYLWLSGFRGGLAIITVLIGTILAACVGIIGASVTMLALLALPSMIKRGYSKSLASGSVCAGGTLGILIPPSIMLVIFGPMAGISVGKLFMAAFIPGLVLSGLYITYIAVRCFFQTKIAPAVPVEERAVPFLKKTATLVASLVPPGLLILAVLGSIFFGIAPPTEAAAVGALAATILTIAYRRFSFEVLSDTALQTLKVTSMILLIGGLSFAFVGVFIPAGGAKVVEAVIMGTPGGYWGAFAMVMFIIFLLGFFIDWIGIIFIMVPILAPIAPALGFDPLWFGMMIIINLQMSFMTPPFAAAIFYLRGSAPPELGVTMGDIIRGVFPFVGLIMIGLSLCVAFPQIILWLPAQMIK; from the coding sequence ATGATTGATTTAAGCCCAGAGATTGTAACCATAATCATGCTCGGTGGGGTTCTGGTGGGAGTCTTAATCGGTTATCCCTTGGCTATCCCGGTGGGTGCTGTGGGCTTAATCATGGGCTTTCTACTATTTGGAACCGGGGTATTTGACCTACTCTATGCGCGTCTCTTTAAGCTGGTACACAGCTATGTCCTTTTAGCCATCCCCCTGTTTGTTTTTATGGGGGTTATGCTGGAACGCTCAGGGATCACCGAAAGAATGTATGCAGCATTATACCTCTGGCTCAGCGGGTTCAGGGGTGGCCTGGCGATAATCACCGTGTTAATCGGCACCATACTTGCCGCCTGTGTCGGCATAATTGGCGCCTCGGTCACCATGCTGGCGCTTCTTGCCCTTCCCTCCATGATAAAGCGAGGCTATAGCAAAAGTTTAGCCAGCGGCTCCGTCTGTGCTGGTGGCACTCTGGGTATTCTTATTCCCCCCAGTATTATGCTGGTCATTTTCGGGCCAATGGCTGGCATCTCAGTGGGAAAGCTGTTTATGGCTGCCTTTATCCCTGGTCTCGTCCTCTCTGGTTTATACATAACCTATATTGCCGTTCGTTGCTTCTTCCAAACCAAAATAGCTCCAGCAGTGCCCGTTGAAGAAAGAGCCGTCCCCTTCTTGAAGAAAACGGCTACGCTTGTTGCTTCTCTGGTTCCGCCTGGGTTACTTATCTTGGCCGTGCTGGGCAGTATTTTTTTCGGGATAGCACCTCCCACCGAAGCCGCCGCGGTAGGTGCCCTCGCCGCTACCATCTTGACGATCGCCTACCGCCGGTTTAGCTTTGAAGTCCTCAGCGATACGGCACTGCAGACACTCAAGGTCACCAGTATGATCCTCCTCATCGGTGGATTATCTTTCGCTTTCGTCGGTGTATTTATCCCGGCTGGGGGTGCAAAAGTAGTGGAGGCAGTCATTATGGGTACCCCAGGTGGATACTGGGGTGCCTTTGCTATGGTCATGTTCATAATCTTCCTTCTGGGATTTTTCATTGATTGGATAGGTATCATCTTTATCATGGTTCCCATACTAGCCCCCATTGCGCCTGCTCTTGGTTTTGACCCCCTCTGGTTTGGGATGATGATTATCATTAACCTTCAAATGTCCTTCATGACACCCCCATTCGCTGCGGCCATATTCTATCTCCGAGGTTCGGCACCGCCAGAGTTGGGAGTGACCATGGGAGATATCATCCGGGGAGTATTTCCGTTCGTTGGTCTTATCATGATTGGACTTAGCTTGTGCGTCGCTTTCCCTCAAATAATCCTCTGGCTGCCAGCACAGATGATAAAGTAG
- a CDS encoding 4Fe-4S dicluster domain-containing protein: MKTDLLKEKVDSLGFDLFGIADPMSPILQRAPEGRRPQDYLPTVKSVIALGMRLIDPVLQTTPSGIYSKHYDTVNEALNSGAYQLVKWLEDKGYRSMTFPETDSYGILWEQYNAGYEVFVPCFNHMGAAVSAGLGRMGTCGVVLNPQYGPRQRWISVISEAPLNSGRETEEEVCLEKRVPGSCRKCVDACPVQAVNLSGKTNVRKCWINWTGLRDKGLACGVCIKVCPVGR; encoded by the coding sequence ATGAAAACTGACCTATTAAAGGAAAAAGTCGACTCGCTTGGTTTTGATCTGTTTGGCATCGCCGACCCGATGAGTCCGATACTTCAAAGGGCACCGGAGGGACGCAGGCCCCAAGATTACCTGCCCACAGTGAAGTCCGTCATTGCTCTCGGGATGAGGCTGATTGACCCAGTACTTCAAACGACGCCGAGTGGCATCTACAGCAAGCACTATGATACCGTCAATGAGGCACTGAACTCGGGCGCCTACCAGCTGGTCAAATGGCTGGAGGATAAGGGCTACCGAAGTATGACCTTTCCTGAAACAGACAGCTACGGCATTCTCTGGGAACAGTATAATGCGGGTTACGAAGTCTTTGTGCCTTGCTTCAATCATATGGGTGCGGCTGTGTCAGCAGGATTGGGGAGGATGGGCACCTGCGGGGTCGTTCTAAATCCGCAGTACGGGCCGAGGCAGAGGTGGATCAGCGTCATCTCTGAGGCCCCCTTGAACTCCGGCAGGGAGACGGAGGAAGAGGTCTGCTTGGAGAAACGGGTACCAGGTAGTTGCCGCAAGTGCGTTGACGCCTGCCCTGTACAAGCCGTAAACCTTAGCGGTAAAACCAATGTCAGAAAATGCTGGATTAACTGGACTGGTCTACGTGATAAGGGCTTAGCCTGTGGCGTTTGCATTAAAGTTTGCCCGGTGGGGAGATAA